The Cohnella abietis genome has a segment encoding these proteins:
- a CDS encoding ABC transporter ATP-binding protein: protein MSKLTGGYSQRRPVLHGVSITANPGEMVGLIGLNGAGKSTAIKHILGLMAPQSGEVRISGVTLEENRDKYRSSTAYVPEQPSLFPNLTVKEHLQWTAMSYNLDKNSAIARMDELAVTFRMTEALNALPGTLSKGMKQKVMLMNALLVSPPLLIIDEPFLGLDPLAIRGLLNALEEVRAKGSAILLSSHILPALERQANRLVVLHRGNIIAGGTPREVKAQAGCTNPESTLDDAFEALVIAAEGGNLGG, encoded by the coding sequence ATGAGTAAGCTGACAGGTGGCTACAGCCAGCGGAGACCGGTGCTGCATGGTGTATCCATAACCGCTAACCCTGGAGAAATGGTTGGATTGATTGGACTGAATGGAGCAGGGAAAAGCACGGCTATTAAACATATATTGGGCCTAATGGCCCCGCAAAGTGGAGAAGTTAGAATTTCCGGAGTTACGCTGGAGGAAAACCGTGACAAATACCGATCTTCTACTGCCTATGTTCCGGAGCAGCCGTCCTTGTTTCCGAATTTGACGGTTAAGGAGCATTTGCAGTGGACCGCAATGTCATACAATCTGGATAAAAATTCAGCCATAGCGCGGATGGACGAGCTTGCAGTAACATTCCGGATGACAGAGGCGCTTAATGCATTGCCGGGCACGCTTTCCAAAGGAATGAAGCAGAAGGTTATGCTGATGAATGCTCTTCTGGTAAGCCCACCGTTGCTTATTATCGATGAGCCATTCTTAGGACTCGATCCTCTAGCCATACGGGGATTGTTGAACGCTCTGGAGGAAGTGCGCGCGAAGGGTAGCGCGATTTTACTAAGCTCGCATATATTACCTGCTTTGGAGCGTCAGGCCAATCGGCTTGTCGTGCTGCACCGGGGTAACATAATTGCGGGAGGAACCCCGCGTGAGGTGAAGGCTCAGGCAGGCTGCACTAATCCGGAGTCGACGCTGGACGATGCCTTCGAAGCGCTAGTTATCGCTGCGGAAGGAGGAAATTTGGGTGGTTGA
- a CDS encoding Ger(x)C family spore germination protein: MILKLKLTIVVIVVCSILSSCKGSEELNELHIVHSIAVDSGQNGGVKLTAEIAKLSTGGNQPKGMQNRTFYLTGEGKSLFEAARLMRVKSDRTLLWGHTTSILFSEDVAKLGIGKHIRAIRQLRQFRNSALVYVMKGNAYEALQVTMPNVAITSLALRGLTEGASITALTEKMSLIDIYKELVNHYEDLSIPAAQIVTDSSEKERRLLQTVGIYSFQGDRLIGLMKERETKGYLRAGNKLSGAVETLKCDDGQTISFENTSNKSRLKVSVDSNMRPVIRIEIYADLNLTSLQCKDSEVTPGKISDWENSLNERISEDINQYIDFSQRNKVDLLGVGEIIHRRHPKQWKKMKEDWDTIYASSRFNVEVHSRIDHTNFIY, from the coding sequence ATGATCCTGAAATTAAAGTTAACTATAGTTGTAATTGTTGTTTGTAGCATTCTTTCTAGTTGCAAAGGCAGTGAGGAATTAAATGAATTACATATTGTTCATTCTATTGCGGTTGATTCAGGGCAGAACGGCGGTGTCAAGCTGACGGCTGAAATAGCCAAGCTATCAACTGGCGGAAACCAGCCTAAAGGGATGCAGAATAGAACCTTCTATTTGACCGGTGAAGGTAAAAGCTTGTTCGAGGCTGCTCGATTAATGAGAGTTAAATCAGATCGAACGTTGCTTTGGGGTCATACGACAAGTATTTTATTCAGTGAAGATGTCGCAAAGCTGGGGATTGGCAAGCATATCAGAGCTATTAGGCAATTAAGGCAGTTTAGAAATTCAGCATTAGTATATGTGATGAAAGGTAATGCGTATGAAGCATTGCAGGTTACGATGCCGAATGTAGCTATTACCTCGTTAGCTCTAAGGGGATTAACGGAGGGGGCTAGCATTACTGCGCTGACAGAAAAGATGAGCTTAATTGATATTTATAAGGAGTTAGTTAACCACTATGAAGATCTTAGTATACCAGCGGCTCAAATTGTAACGGATTCTTCTGAGAAAGAAAGGCGTCTGTTGCAGACTGTTGGTATTTATTCTTTTCAAGGTGATCGTCTTATTGGGCTGATGAAGGAAAGGGAAACGAAAGGATATCTTCGTGCAGGTAATAAGTTGAGCGGTGCTGTTGAGACCCTTAAATGTGATGATGGTCAAACGATTTCATTCGAGAACACCAGCAATAAGAGTCGGTTGAAGGTATCAGTAGATTCTAATATGAGGCCAGTTATTCGGATTGAAATCTACGCAGATCTGAATTTGACAAGCTTACAATGTAAAGATAGCGAGGTCACGCCTGGGAAAATCTCTGATTGGGAAAATAGTCTGAATGAGAGGATTTCAGAGGACATTAATCAATATATCGATTTCTCGCAGCGGAACAAGGTGGATTTACTGGGGGTGGGGGAAATCATCCATCGCAGGCACCCTAAGCAGTGGAAAAAGATGAAAGAGGACTGGGATACCATTTATGCTAGCTCACGGTTTAACGTGGAGGTTCATTCTAGAATTGATCATACTAACTTTATTTATTAG
- a CDS encoding spore germination protein, with amino-acid sequence MNESKAVLSKSESENKRMLSERMQATEDLVMVDSDLDLDQTITICYIQGLIDLTKLEQILIMYKENKAILPAFQMESRILTIEDAAYSLASGMSVLLFNASGYGVAVDTLGVQLRSVEEPVSESTVKGPRSGFTESLQNNIALVRFYFASPNLKVETRKIGSLSKTSIAVLSIGGITNPDILAELHRRIGEIPSDAIIGSNALEEWIIDNRGTLFPLVETTERPDRVMGALLEGRVAVVVQGTPFVILLPFLFLQAFQVGEDYTWNYYIGTSMRLIRLLSGLVGMLLPAFYVATITFHHELVPTPLLQSIAAAKEPVPFPAVVESFAMMLAFEVMREAGVRMPKQVGQAVSIVGALILGQAAVQAGIVSPIMVIVAALTGICTFTLPPTAINYVIRFLQFGMTLLAALLGYVGIMVGLLMLLTYLASLRSFGIPYLAPAAPFNFDQLSDVLVRRPLVLNKKRPKLFSPLSKIRFRGKSR; translated from the coding sequence ATGAACGAGAGTAAAGCGGTATTATCAAAAAGCGAATCTGAGAATAAGCGGATGTTATCGGAGAGGATGCAGGCAACCGAAGATTTGGTTATGGTAGACTCTGATCTAGACTTAGATCAAACCATCACGATTTGTTATATTCAAGGGCTAATCGATTTAACAAAGCTTGAGCAAATCTTAATTATGTATAAGGAAAATAAAGCAATATTACCTGCATTTCAAATGGAATCTAGAATATTAACGATTGAGGATGCAGCCTATAGTCTTGCCTCAGGAATGTCAGTTCTGCTCTTTAATGCCTCTGGTTACGGAGTTGCTGTTGATACGCTAGGTGTTCAACTGCGCAGTGTGGAAGAACCCGTTAGCGAATCAACGGTGAAGGGACCGCGTAGCGGTTTCACTGAGTCATTACAAAACAATATTGCGTTAGTTCGATTTTATTTTGCTTCACCTAACCTAAAGGTAGAAACCCGAAAGATAGGCTCTCTAAGCAAAACAAGCATTGCAGTGCTATCCATCGGAGGAATTACGAATCCGGATATTCTTGCTGAATTGCATCGCAGAATTGGAGAAATACCTTCAGATGCCATAATAGGAAGTAATGCATTAGAAGAATGGATTATCGATAATCGAGGAACCTTGTTTCCGTTAGTTGAAACGACAGAAAGACCTGATCGAGTGATGGGTGCGCTTCTTGAAGGGAGGGTAGCAGTGGTCGTTCAAGGAACTCCATTCGTGATCCTGTTACCCTTCTTATTCTTACAGGCATTTCAAGTCGGTGAAGATTACACATGGAACTACTATATAGGGACTTCAATGCGGTTAATACGTTTGCTTAGCGGATTAGTGGGTATGCTGCTGCCTGCATTTTATGTAGCCACGATTACCTTCCATCATGAGCTTGTTCCGACCCCCCTATTACAAAGCATAGCAGCGGCCAAAGAGCCAGTTCCTTTCCCCGCAGTAGTGGAAAGCTTTGCGATGATGCTAGCTTTTGAAGTTATGCGTGAAGCGGGAGTACGTATGCCTAAGCAGGTAGGTCAAGCTGTTAGTATTGTTGGTGCCCTTATATTGGGACAGGCCGCTGTGCAGGCCGGAATCGTCTCACCTATTATGGTTATCGTGGCCGCACTAACAGGTATATGCACCTTTACACTCCCACCTACTGCGATTAATTATGTTATAAGGTTCCTTCAATTTGGAATGACCTTGCTTGCAGCATTATTAGGATATGTCGGAATCATGGTGGGACTTCTCATGTTATTGACATACCTAGCGTCTCTTCGTTCATTCGGAATTCCCTATTTAGCCCCCGCTGCTCCCTTTAATTTTGACCAACTCTCAGATGTGCTCGTTCGCCGCCCGCTTGTTCTCAATAAAAAACGCCCTAAATTGTTTAGCCCTTTGAGTAAAATTCGTTTTCGAGGAAAATCAAGATGA
- a CDS encoding GerAB/ArcD/ProY family transporter → MEGSIRISNFQLLSLVVIASIGTSSLYAPAVISQYAGRNCWYLVVVGGFVALFNMAVFLWLNRIYPDKNIIKICIHVLGPWLGSGVAALFIFFFMDVSSWVLREFSQFFIIALNPIIPQLWYLFAGVIMCAYAVFHGLEAFARVSEIIIFIMLATFVVIYLLLINQYHPEYLLPVMEEGLLKPLKGLMLTTSWFGDLMFVSMIIQHVRKTKHTVFYAFGAVGITVILLLMSVLSCTLLFGAETTATFTYPSVSLIQNIKLFSNIERFDAALVIVWVMCSFIKISVYFWSAIQGLSDLLRLRKPRMLIFPLAIGFVICSKFKVWGLIELATFYDKQAWYFVIFQLFIPVLLLLFALIKEKFTKKEVK, encoded by the coding sequence ATGGAAGGCAGCATTAGAATCAGCAACTTTCAATTGCTATCATTAGTTGTTATTGCCTCGATTGGCACATCAAGCTTATACGCCCCGGCAGTAATTTCTCAGTATGCTGGCCGTAATTGCTGGTATTTGGTAGTGGTAGGTGGATTTGTTGCGTTGTTTAATATGGCAGTCTTCTTGTGGTTAAACCGAATCTATCCTGATAAAAACATCATTAAAATTTGTATTCATGTATTGGGACCTTGGTTAGGTAGTGGGGTGGCTGCTCTATTCATTTTTTTCTTTATGGATGTATCATCATGGGTTTTGCGTGAATTTTCTCAATTTTTTATTATTGCTTTGAATCCGATTATTCCGCAATTGTGGTATTTGTTCGCTGGAGTTATTATGTGCGCCTACGCCGTCTTTCATGGACTAGAAGCGTTCGCTCGAGTATCAGAAATCATTATTTTTATTATGCTAGCTACATTTGTTGTTATCTATTTGCTATTAATTAATCAGTATCATCCTGAATACCTGCTTCCTGTAATGGAAGAAGGGCTGCTAAAGCCATTAAAGGGATTAATGCTGACAACGTCATGGTTTGGAGATTTAATGTTTGTCTCCATGATCATCCAGCATGTACGAAAAACGAAGCACACTGTTTTCTATGCTTTTGGTGCGGTCGGAATAACCGTAATCTTGCTATTGATGTCTGTTCTTTCCTGTACACTGCTATTCGGTGCGGAAACGACTGCTACCTTTACCTATCCTAGCGTCAGCTTGATTCAAAATATTAAGCTGTTCAGCAACATTGAACGATTTGATGCCGCTCTTGTGATCGTCTGGGTCATGTGTTCATTTATTAAAATAAGCGTTTATTTCTGGTCCGCTATTCAAGGGCTTTCGGATTTATTAAGATTGCGAAAGCCGCGCATGCTAATATTTCCGTTAGCTATCGGATTTGTGATTTGTTCTAAGTTTAAGGTATGGGGATTGATTGAATTAGCTACCTTTTACGATAAACAGGCTTGGTATTTTGTCATTTTTCAACTTTTTATCCCGGTACTTCTGTTGCTTTTTGCGCTCATTAAAGAGAAGTTTACGAAAAAAGAGGTGAAATAA
- a CDS encoding S-layer homology domain-containing protein: MNNKQPILRKTAAAALALTMLVGGATGAMASDKSSKNGANSWKHSSSHGQKDKNKKVDKHKNENKKKDDKKKNEIKGIYLNFGDLNEQQWKWAYDHIIRLAAQGVFNGYEDGNFKPQNNISRIEALVAAVRLLGLKEEAEKPENMNATLNFKDFDQLKKKYGWAVGYVTVALENDLFSENDSLIQADKPANRLWASVLLVKALKLESEAKKKMDTVLPFRDTKDIPAGSVGYIAVALEKKLITGYNDNTFQPNRPVSRAELAALLDRVDQQLPGDQGAQAITGTIQAIANGSMIMKRADNTTVSVPVDANVFIFRKDVKAPLSALQVGDEALVRTFQGKAVFIEVTKVASASYQIMDAGIVSSFSLNAQGKIATISIAKDNNGTLQRIIYNVDANATISGNSGVLAPNLNVVVRGSNYVVQAIEIIS, encoded by the coding sequence ATGAATAATAAGCAACCGATCTTGAGGAAAACTGCAGCGGCAGCATTGGCGCTAACAATGCTCGTTGGAGGGGCAACAGGGGCAATGGCTTCTGACAAATCATCGAAAAATGGTGCAAACAGCTGGAAGCATAGTTCCTCGCATGGTCAAAAGGATAAAAACAAAAAAGTGGATAAGCACAAAAATGAAAACAAAAAGAAGGATGACAAAAAGAAAAATGAAATTAAAGGGATCTACCTGAATTTCGGAGACTTGAACGAGCAACAGTGGAAATGGGCTTACGATCACATTATTAGGCTTGCAGCCCAAGGTGTATTTAACGGATATGAGGATGGTAATTTCAAGCCACAAAATAACATTTCAAGAATTGAAGCTTTAGTTGCAGCGGTTCGATTGCTTGGGCTAAAGGAAGAGGCCGAAAAGCCTGAGAACATGAACGCTACCTTAAACTTCAAGGATTTCGATCAATTGAAGAAAAAATATGGCTGGGCTGTTGGTTATGTAACCGTAGCGCTAGAAAATGATTTATTTTCCGAAAATGATTCGCTTATTCAAGCAGATAAGCCTGCTAACCGCTTGTGGGCATCCGTGCTCCTTGTTAAGGCGCTAAAACTGGAATCCGAAGCAAAGAAAAAAATGGATACAGTGTTGCCGTTCCGTGACACTAAGGATATTCCCGCAGGCTCCGTTGGTTATATCGCAGTTGCATTGGAGAAAAAACTAATTACAGGCTATAACGATAATACGTTCCAGCCAAATAGACCTGTCAGTCGTGCTGAATTGGCAGCTTTGCTTGATCGTGTTGACCAGCAGCTACCAGGGGATCAAGGTGCGCAAGCAATCACGGGAACGATTCAGGCAATTGCAAACGGCAGTATGATCATGAAAAGAGCAGATAATACGACGGTGTCGGTTCCTGTAGACGCTAATGTGTTTATTTTCCGCAAGGATGTAAAGGCTCCTCTGTCTGCTCTTCAAGTGGGAGACGAAGCGCTAGTCCGGACTTTCCAAGGTAAAGCTGTATTCATTGAAGTCACAAAGGTTGCTTCAGCGAGCTATCAGATCATGGATGCGGGAATAGTGAGCTCATTTAGCTTAAATGCCCAGGGGAAAATCGCAACGATCTCAATTGCCAAAGATAACAATGGCACGCTGCAAAGAATTATCTACAATGTAGATGCTAATGCTACGATATCCGGGAACTCTGGTGTGCTTGCCCCTAATTTGAATGTTGTAGTCAGAGGGTCTAATTATGTCGTTCAAGCTATCGAAATTATATCCTAA
- a CDS encoding DEAD/DEAH box helicase, translated as MGFIELGLNELLVDKLAASGIKEPSDVQSQALPPLLAGKDGVLVSPTGTGKTLAYLLPVLQKIDGSRKDVQAIILAPTQELAMQIMREAEAYGQPLGIKATALIGGAALSRQLERMKSKPALIVGTPGRVREVANTRKLSLHAVTFVVVDETDRIFSLGGKSDVENLIRQCSRERQTVFVSATRSEAMRDAEKRWQKDPWVSDVTANENENGLSSTLQHWYFLSDRREKIDMIRKLVRHMKPSSALLFVNDTEKIGELIAKLRYEGVSVDALYGDTRGQERGEVMQRFRNGRTKLLIATDVAARGLDLPGLPLVIQFEPALDADHYVHRSGRTARMGKDGTSITLISHEERFIIDKLEKQLKIQIQPKMLYEGKVVSLEEGILQKNPTSDHKQQPSSGAAKDQKFVWKSKAEFLANQKSQQEKKSVATTSASQSNKSPAGDRGTDQRKTFPGNKPPRDGKTADKAAPSPAASASDIPAKSPAKPPVKPTKAKTDRSRDLKNKGAPKWLKAKRETQSNDTK; from the coding sequence ATGGGTTTTATCGAATTGGGTTTAAATGAATTACTTGTGGACAAGCTGGCGGCATCTGGTATTAAGGAGCCTTCTGACGTACAGAGTCAGGCTTTACCGCCATTGCTGGCTGGAAAAGATGGAGTATTGGTATCCCCTACAGGAACAGGAAAGACGCTTGCTTATTTGTTACCCGTTCTTCAGAAAATTGATGGCTCGCGTAAGGATGTACAAGCTATTATTCTAGCACCGACCCAGGAGCTCGCGATGCAAATCATGCGGGAGGCTGAAGCCTACGGACAGCCGCTTGGTATTAAGGCTACAGCGCTCATTGGTGGCGCGGCCTTGTCACGTCAATTGGAGCGGATGAAGAGCAAGCCAGCGCTTATCGTTGGGACACCGGGAAGGGTGCGTGAGGTAGCTAATACTCGCAAGCTCTCTCTTCATGCGGTAACTTTCGTAGTAGTGGATGAGACGGATAGAATTTTCTCGCTTGGCGGTAAGAGCGACGTAGAAAATTTGATTCGACAATGCTCTCGTGAGCGTCAAACCGTATTCGTATCAGCGACCCGTTCGGAAGCGATGAGAGATGCGGAGAAGAGATGGCAGAAGGATCCTTGGGTATCCGACGTGACGGCAAATGAAAACGAAAATGGATTATCCTCGACATTACAGCATTGGTATTTCTTAAGTGACCGTCGTGAGAAAATCGATATGATTCGTAAGCTAGTGAGACATATGAAGCCTTCCTCAGCGCTCTTGTTCGTCAATGATACGGAGAAAATTGGTGAGCTGATTGCCAAGCTTCGTTACGAAGGTGTTTCCGTTGATGCCCTATACGGGGATACTCGCGGACAGGAACGTGGAGAAGTCATGCAACGCTTCCGCAACGGAAGAACGAAGCTGCTAATTGCGACCGATGTTGCTGCCAGAGGGCTTGATCTTCCTGGTCTTCCGCTCGTTATTCAATTCGAGCCAGCGCTTGATGCTGACCATTATGTTCACCGTTCGGGTAGGACGGCCAGAATGGGTAAAGATGGTACATCGATTACTTTAATTTCCCATGAGGAAAGATTCATTATCGATAAGCTGGAGAAGCAGCTTAAAATTCAAATACAACCTAAGATGCTATACGAAGGGAAAGTTGTATCCTTGGAAGAGGGGATATTACAGAAAAATCCTACTTCGGACCATAAGCAGCAACCATCTAGTGGAGCTGCGAAGGATCAAAAATTCGTATGGAAATCTAAAGCTGAATTTTTGGCAAATCAAAAATCGCAGCAAGAGAAGAAATCGGTTGCTACGACAAGTGCTTCTCAGTCCAATAAATCACCTGCTGGTGATCGCGGTACAGATCAACGTAAGACATTCCCGGGTAACAAGCCGCCCCGTGATGGGAAGACAGCTGATAAAGCAGCCCCAAGTCCAGCAGCTTCAGCTTCGGATATTCCGGCAAAGTCACCAGCCAAGCCTCCGGTCAAGCCGACAAAGGCGAAAACGGACAGATCCCGAGATCTTAAAAATAAGGGTGCTCCGAAATGGCTCAAAGCTAAACGGGAGACGCAGTCGAACGACACTAAATAG
- a CDS encoding SDR family NAD(P)-dependent oxidoreductase, with amino-acid sequence MKDKLHNKVVLITGASSGIGALVAKLLAERGAIPILTARSIDKLRELSEAIQGEHAIFEMDVTSQEQVSQVISQVYSRYGRIDVLLNNAGYGEFLPFTDTSLEHFQEIMDVNYMGTVRCTHAVVPHMLQAGQGHIVNVASIAGKLATAKSTGYSATKHAVLGFTNALRQEMQGKGIRVSAVNPGPIDTPFFDRADPNGTYVSNVRWFMMSADKVARAIVMVIEKGKAELDLPWTASIGVKFMQVFPRVSDTLFGRFMNKK; translated from the coding sequence ATGAAAGATAAGCTTCATAACAAGGTTGTGCTCATTACCGGTGCGTCAAGCGGAATCGGTGCTTTGGTTGCAAAGCTGCTTGCAGAGCGAGGAGCCATTCCGATATTAACGGCACGATCAATTGATAAACTGCGGGAGCTTTCGGAGGCTATCCAAGGCGAGCACGCGATATTCGAGATGGATGTAACGTCGCAGGAGCAGGTTAGCCAGGTCATTTCCCAAGTGTATAGTAGATACGGTAGAATTGATGTGCTACTGAATAATGCGGGCTACGGCGAGTTTCTTCCGTTTACCGACACATCACTGGAACATTTTCAAGAGATAATGGATGTAAACTACATGGGAACGGTACGCTGTACGCATGCGGTTGTTCCTCATATGCTTCAAGCTGGTCAAGGGCACATTGTTAATGTAGCTTCCATAGCAGGCAAGCTGGCAACCGCGAAATCTACGGGCTACTCGGCAACTAAGCATGCTGTGCTTGGTTTTACGAATGCCTTAAGGCAAGAAATGCAGGGGAAAGGGATAAGAGTATCGGCTGTTAACCCAGGACCTATAGATACTCCTTTCTTCGATCGCGCAGATCCAAATGGAACCTATGTGAGCAATGTACGTTGGTTCATGATGTCTGCAGATAAAGTCGCACGGGCTATTGTAATGGTTATTGAGAAGGGCAAAGCTGAGCTAGATTTGCCATGGACGGCTTCTATAGGCGTTAAATTCATGCAGGTGTTTCCAAGAGTAAGTGATACCCTCTTCGGAAGGTTTATGAATAAGAAATGA
- a CDS encoding chemotaxis protein CheX, with translation MKAEYINPFLESARMVIEQMVQIRPSTGQLSIRDIKFAENHVWIQIGLTGHMTGDIVFGLSESVALRIISAMMGGYDITEIDDMGKSAISELGNMISGNASTMLYNQGVHVDITPPKIMSTHFASATGAKRALAVPLIMDGIGEMEIQVLMA, from the coding sequence ATGAAGGCTGAGTACATCAACCCGTTTTTGGAATCCGCGCGCATGGTTATCGAACAGATGGTACAAATACGTCCCAGCACCGGGCAACTCTCGATTCGGGACATTAAATTTGCTGAAAACCATGTGTGGATTCAAATTGGACTGACAGGACATATGACGGGCGATATTGTATTTGGATTAAGCGAATCGGTTGCTTTGCGTATCATATCTGCGATGATGGGTGGATATGACATAACCGAAATCGACGATATGGGCAAAAGCGCGATTTCCGAATTAGGCAATATGATTAGCGGTAATGCTAGCACCATGTTGTATAATCAGGGAGTCCATGTCGATATTACGCCTCCTAAGATTATGAGCACTCATTTTGCATCAGCTACTGGCGCAAAGCGTGCACTTGCAGTTCCATTGATTATGGATGGCATCGGTGAGATGGAAATTCAAGTGTTGATGGCATAA
- a CDS encoding zinc dependent phospholipase C family protein, with translation MPNLWAHIQFGKEVLTAIQSEGLLDYSDWKVSFQLGCQGPDFLFYDNFFPWQSETSLNKLGSLMHNVKCGSFLLSLFNEVRERPLSDPAVAYTIGFLLHHILDRHLHPFVFSRSGFKRWHHQRYETAMDSTILMQRAGIHTGSTPVLPEIDTKGKMPGGFSTDFLRVVSVHYPILASQITEERLDQAVAQFLQAQRLFFDPTGWKGRLAFRQLSPFSPPRHVPEWDVLNESRQQWVDPTDRTISHTSSAWDLWEQALEDARATTLAAIALLQANSKEETLQRMELFKELLQEISYETGLPCGIGTITYAESIVPD, from the coding sequence ATGCCCAATCTGTGGGCCCATATTCAATTCGGTAAAGAGGTATTAACAGCTATTCAATCGGAGGGACTTCTGGACTATTCCGATTGGAAGGTCTCATTTCAGCTGGGCTGTCAGGGTCCCGACTTTCTTTTCTACGACAACTTCTTCCCCTGGCAGTCTGAAACTTCACTTAATAAGCTAGGCTCGCTCATGCATAATGTTAAATGCGGCTCTTTCCTACTTTCCTTGTTCAACGAAGTACGTGAGCGTCCGCTTTCTGATCCGGCAGTTGCCTATACGATTGGCTTTCTGCTGCATCATATACTAGATCGGCATCTCCATCCCTTTGTGTTCAGTCGCTCGGGCTTCAAGCGGTGGCATCACCAGCGCTACGAGACTGCCATGGACTCGACTATTCTCATGCAGCGTGCAGGCATACATACGGGGTCAACTCCCGTTCTTCCCGAAATCGATACGAAAGGTAAAATGCCTGGCGGATTCTCTACCGATTTCCTTCGAGTCGTATCCGTTCACTACCCGATACTCGCTAGTCAGATTACAGAGGAACGACTTGATCAAGCTGTCGCCCAATTTCTTCAAGCGCAACGACTGTTCTTTGATCCGACTGGCTGGAAGGGCCGCTTGGCATTTCGGCAGCTAAGCCCGTTTTCCCCGCCTCGCCATGTGCCCGAGTGGGATGTTCTAAACGAGTCCCGACAGCAATGGGTTGATCCCACTGACCGCACGATAAGCCATACGAGTAGCGCATGGGACTTATGGGAGCAGGCTTTAGAGGATGCGCGAGCTACAACCTTAGCAGCAATCGCCTTGTTGCAAGCAAATAGTAAGGAAGAGACCCTCCAACGAATGGAGCTTTTCAAAGAACTGCTTCAGGAAATATCCTATGAAACTGGCCTTCCTTGTGGCATTGGCACCATTACCTACGCAGAATCTATCGTTCCCGACTGA
- a CDS encoding MFS transporter produces MDDKKIVRAWIAYDWANSAFATTIMAAVMPIYFISVAGGTDGSWSFTQTAAAIVVALLSPLLGAIADHSGKKVLFLRVFTVIGAAASVGLAFVGPGDMWLASIIVVIGMVGFGAGNTFYDALLNDITSPEQREKVSSLGYAMGYLGGGLLLAVNLGMILGWESLGLPDKTAASQISFVSVGIWWFVFSLPLFKKIKDPQSTNKSRIGEHLKIGVQRLGETFSRLKKYPELLKFMVAYWFFFDGINTIIVMAASYGTTIGIEETDLITALLITQFIGFPATMLFGKLADRLGSKKMLYSSLVTYLIIVLLGYFMTSSLHFYLLACLVGLVQGGSQATSRAIFSKLIPPGKTAEFNGFLSFTSRFFSFGGPLVFGLVKLISDSSRIALLAVAFFFLMGILLLTFVNLAKGEKEAVQP; encoded by the coding sequence ATGGATGATAAGAAAATAGTCAGAGCATGGATAGCCTATGATTGGGCAAATTCAGCATTTGCAACGACGATTATGGCTGCTGTTATGCCGATCTATTTTATCAGTGTAGCTGGTGGTACCGATGGAAGCTGGAGCTTCACGCAGACTGCAGCCGCTATTGTTGTGGCATTGCTGTCACCCTTACTCGGAGCGATAGCGGATCACTCGGGTAAGAAGGTGTTATTCTTAAGAGTTTTTACTGTAATAGGAGCAGCTGCAAGCGTAGGTCTGGCATTCGTCGGACCCGGTGATATGTGGCTTGCTTCTATTATTGTTGTTATTGGGATGGTTGGTTTTGGAGCAGGAAATACGTTCTATGATGCTCTTCTAAACGATATTACCTCTCCCGAGCAGCGGGAAAAAGTAAGCTCACTCGGTTACGCAATGGGATATTTGGGTGGCGGCTTACTGCTTGCGGTTAATTTAGGAATGATCTTGGGCTGGGAGAGCTTAGGGCTTCCAGATAAGACAGCAGCTTCACAAATTTCATTCGTTTCGGTCGGCATATGGTGGTTTGTATTTTCTCTTCCGCTGTTTAAGAAAATAAAAGATCCCCAATCCACGAATAAGAGTAGGATCGGGGAGCATTTGAAAATAGGTGTTCAGCGCCTAGGTGAAACATTCTCACGACTGAAGAAATATCCAGAGCTATTGAAATTTATGGTTGCCTACTGGTTTTTCTTCGATGGAATCAACACGATTATCGTGATGGCAGCCAGCTACGGTACAACAATAGGAATTGAAGAAACGGATCTCATAACGGCGCTTTTGATTACTCAATTTATAGGATTTCCTGCAACGATGCTGTTCGGCAAATTGGCTGATAGATTAGGCAGCAAAAAGATGCTTTACAGCTCGCTTGTTACTTATTTGATCATTGTTTTATTAGGTTATTTCATGACTAGCTCTTTGCATTTCTATCTGCTTGCCTGTTTAGTTGGACTGGTGCAGGGGGGCTCTCAGGCTACTTCGAGAGCTATATTTAGCAAATTGATTCCTCCGGGAAAAACAGCAGAGTTTAATGGCTTCCTTAGCTTTACGAGCCGCTTTTTTTCTTTTGGAGGTCCGCTCGTATTTGGGCTCGTTAAGCTAATAAGCGATTCAAGCCGCATAGCCTTGCTCGCAGTCGCTTTCTTTTTCTTAATGGGAATCTTATTGCTCACTTTCGTTAACTTAGCCAAAGGAGAAAAGGAAGCGGTACAGCCTTAA